From the Cardiocondyla obscurior isolate alpha-2009 linkage group LG08, Cobs3.1, whole genome shotgun sequence genome, the window CGGCGTATAACGAGTCGGAATAACCGACAACGATCCGTTCCCTTCACCGGTCGACCGTCGAGTGCCCCGGGCCTCAGGGCCCCCTTTGCTCTCTCGATGCCGATGAAAGTCTTGCACCGAGCAGAGCCAACCAGCCGAGTCGAAGCAACGACTACGTTCAGCTATGTTCTGCTGCTACGTTTTCATGTAGCGTAACATTAGCGTTAGCTAGTTCATTGGGTTTTTGTGTTCGTGTGCATCTTCAGCTGTCTTACAATTAGTTACGTAAAATGCCGAGAGAAAAATaccacacattttttttttacttttctcgacaaggagaaattaattttccactTTTAACCGAAGCGATAGCTTTGCAAGCGAATCACTAGTTCATTGAAGTATCGAGggaaaaatttcatttttaagaTTTCAATCAAAAAGTTAACTTTAAATCcgtaaaagttatttttttgaaagtaCGGTAAAATACGAAAGATTTCTCgcggcgttaaaaaaaaatgctttctcTATTATGGAAAGAATTACGGAGTGTCGCTCTGACTTACCTGACGTCACCGAGAAAACCGGTGGAGTTTTCcaaatttcttaaattctCCGGTGCGAATCGATGCTAAATCCTATTTGCGCTCCAATTATCCTTCGACAGTTTAGAAATGTGAGACTTGACTAAGTTCTGGACCAAAACCGGATTATACTGAAAAATTGCCGTCTATGACCGATCGACCCGCTTTTGGAGCCAGAAATTATGTTCAAAGGGACCGGTTTCATCGTAAATGATACCCCGTGAGGGTGAACcgctttttaattatgatCTGGAATAATTACGATTGTAACATTGATTGATAATAACACGAccaaaaaattaagattattcACGGTACCTGCaatcatatatgtatatatattctcGGTAAAAAAAACCCGAACATATTTATGCGTGGGATTTCTAAAAAGTgctttattactttatattatataactcGGGTTAACTTTAGCACAAAATTTTACTATGTGgtaacgaattttttttcgcgcagaaaaaaatgtaaatttagaAGAAGTTAAATTTCGTTTGCGAGTGCAAATACTTAGGTCAGCAGTTGAAACTTTATTAACTACATTCTTCGAGGAATAGGTTTCTTCTTGATTGACTCGGAGCAAGAACAGTCCAGTCGTGGTCAGTGACGCGAAGTCGTCAATAAGGTTACCGCGGCTTTACCGTTAAGAGTCCCCTCTTCCCGGCACTTCTCGGGCCCTCTCTTCCGACCCCTTGTAAAACCACCGCGATATTCCGCGCGATCGCGTTTCTACTTCAGTATCTCTCGCTCCCGTCCACGCTCGTTCGccgttcttttttaatcatcTACGTCAGCTCGGGCCCCTTTCACCTCCGACGAGGTTTACCTCTTCTCCATAGATTATTCGCGAAATGGAGGCACATACGTATACGGACATCTCTTATCGTGTGGCATctttaataagaaattgatgcaattaaaaaacatgACAATATCCTAAGATAGAATAAACATCAAAATTCTAGAAAgctgattttaataatttattagaaaaaaattgttcgtaTAATAAAACGTACGAAATATTCTAGATTTCTTGCTCTAATTGTCGATTTTATGGTTCACTCTTatcgcaaaaataatattttttttttctttttttttatttatttatttatttttttttttgtaatttataatcttttgtaattcgaaagaaatttatttcagttttaattcgttttttaaacatttgcaCTATAAAGAATTAGGATAAAGATATTCGTATAAAATAACACACTTTAACAAAGTCTGAACtagttataattaatgatattattaattaatgataatgcTACAAACATAAAGAAAATGCACGTGCTTTCTCCTTTCGATGGAAacttcactttttttttttttaaagatgtaattATAGACATTGAAGGCACGAAACATACATAATGGATCAACGAGTCGGAAGAGCCGCGTTCGCTTCCCTTCGTTTCTTCGTAATTATTAGTCGTTAGCTAGATGCCGGTCGAATTTTAATGTTGACGTGGTAGCAAtgctgttaaattaattttattttccaatttattCTGCGCGGTTCCTCGAGAGCGCGGCTGCATCCGATGGAGTTACAGCTCGGTCGTTCCAGCTGCTCCAAGTACCGAATGGCGTCATCTGACAGGTTCTCGTAGTACTATTTTTCGTTAGGATAGCGTTGATAAGTGGGGTAAAGGCACTAGCAAGTGCTTCGACGTCTCATATGGCGGACGCCCGAAGGGACGACGCCGACGTCAGTGCGGACAATCATGACTCCACCGGACAATCGATAGCTCAATTGTTGGTTTATATACTCGATTAGCGGAAGATGTGAGTACCGTGATTATCGCCAGTGAGGCAACATTTCGCTCGTTTTATTTAGCGTTATTCGTACGGACTTCTTTACCTTTTAGGAGGAATTTGCACTGTGCCAGTGCACCGAATCTCAGCTTACCATGAAGTTGTTGTTTCTCATATATTTAACGCAATGAGTCCTCCTGACTGCGTATTGCACTCTGTCTTCACGTGGTCGCAATGCCTGCACGTAAGGCGAGTACGACGATGAGGTCTATCAGGCAGTTGGTCTAAAAGAGTTGAGCTATGGCTGAAGGTGGAACGGAGCCAAAATCTATTGATGGTCAGATCTCGAGGGGTCAGTTAGAGATAAACGAATGCCTCGGTAACTGGTTGACGTACTTACAGGTTGGTATGCTTACGGTAGCTACCGCATTTTACCCCCACGgtgtagaataaaattgtcTCTTGCACAGACACTTAATGGCCTATGTACAGCTGGTACTAAACTGGCCCAATCCCTGCAAGCCCTTCTCTCTGTGCACGACACGGTGGCGCAGTGCCGCCTGACAGGCCAATGTCTCGCTGGGTGGGAAGAATTGGCGAAAGCTACGCATATAGCCAGCAGTACTGTGAAAAATCATGTGATTACCGCTCTGAGAGATCACGAGTCACGCGACAACGACGGGGACAAGCATGTTAGTAATCCGTAGTTAGTAATCAGGCATATTTTTCTTGTCGTTTAGCTGTTGAAGTTCCtaacagaaatatatttcaatttttcaggATATTCTTAGAGAAAATCTCttgacatttataaatttgcaatatcAATTCTGCATTGCTTGTTGCGAGTGTTTAGGTAAGCTCTTCTAAGGAGATATTAAATTAGACAGCATATATATCATTAAGTAGAAAGCTTAGTTGGTTATCGATTATATTTCGCATTTGGTGGAATTGagaaaatttctattttcaatcGCTGATTCGATTATTCAGGTGGCATGGTGGAATGCTCTTGCTCTCAAAGCGGTAGCGGCGATTGTGATATAGCCGCGCTTCAGCAATGCTTCGAGCGTCTTTACAGCTCGCCGGTACCAATTTCCTCCTCATCCACTCAACAGTCGGCGCAGAATTATCGGAGGTCCCCTTTGCCGTATTCGTTGTTTCCTCTGCAGGTAATTGagctctttaaaaaattcggCACTCGACTTTTCCTCGCAATGAGCGCGTTCACTCTCGCTTTCGTTCGTATATCAAGGTTCAGAGGAGATGGTCGGAAACTGCGGCGGCGGAAATGTCGGGCGAGTCCGCCGAGAGCACGATGAGGCGTTGGTCGATGCCCTGGGATTGCAAGCACGTTATAGAGTGGCCGCACCAGGATGCGAGGTCGCGATTAAGAGTACCCCAGCAGGATCG encodes:
- the LOC139104533 gene encoding uncharacterized protein isoform X1, whose product is MAEGGTEPKSIDGQISRGQLEINECLGNWLTYLQTLNGLCTAGTKLAQSLQALLSVHDTVAQCRLTGQCLAGWEELAKATHIASSTVKNHVITALRDHESRDNDGDKHDILRENLLTFINLQYQFCIACCECLGGMVECSCSQSGSGDCDIAALQQCFERLYSSPVPISSSSTQQSAQNYRRSPLPYSLFPLQVQRRWSETAAAEMSGESAESTMRRWSMPWDCKHVIEWPHQDARSRLRVPQQDRSRSTTPDSVWKTSIASQDGLQEAIQLLSCKPGVRPSNQLSAYASQHIPGVTLTTCNFDSNYDSAIWSGSRRIGSPRCWPQDSSDHSDQSGHRDSDHSVHSEHRDSEQSGASGSHGDSKDSIHSHCDHREIEAGTADTLPSRKSSSSTDSCLSAHSRSGSESAGGGECSRSQLYSMWSGGDLSFIKLPESNEIQDEHPPT
- the LOC139104533 gene encoding uncharacterized protein isoform X2, yielding MAEGGTEPKSIDGQISRGQLEINECLGNWLTYLQTLNGLCTAGTKLAQSLQALLSVHDTVAQCRLTGQCLAGWEELAKATHIASSTVKNHVITALRDHESRDNDGDKHDILRENLLTFINLQYQFCIACCECLGGMVECSCSQSGSGDCDIAALQQCFERLYSSPVPISSSSTQQSAQNYRRSPLPYSLFPLQVQRRWSETAAAEMSGESAESTMRRWSMPWDCKHVIEWPHQDARSRLRVPQQDRSRSTTPDSVWKTSIASQDGLQEAIQLLSCKPGVRPSNQLSAYASQHIPGVTLTTCNFDSNYDSAIWSGSRRIGSPRCWPQDSSDHSDQSGHRDSDHSVHSEHRDSEQSGASGSHGDSKDSIHSHCDHREIEAADTLPSRKSSSSTDSCLSAHSRSGSESAGGGECSRSQLYSMWSGGDLSFIKLPESNEIQDEHPPT